The DNA segment aaaagttatgcaaccacattttacttttctttaaaattttcattttaagttatATCGTATAAGATTTTACGTgctatttaatagttaaattaacaatttcaatAATTGAAGAACCTAATTATTTATAGTCTGAATATATAAATAgaacaatttaaaatttagacAGCAATTTAAAATTTAGGAATTTCAGTGCAATTAactctttaatatatatatatataatttcaataattccaaATAGTAATGAAGATTTGTTGAGCACATGCTTAACAACAAAAGTAGGACCATCAGTTACTCTCCCCCTTTTAGTTTGTTTCTCTTCTTGaagctattttttttctttaattatataTACTAAAATTTGTCACACTTATATaggagaaaaaaataatttagtttttttcaactatttttgataatttaattcgatattaattttgggtttttgagttattttacttattttgataaaaatttattttatttatagtttttaaacattatttgataaaatttcgAAGTTTGTATTCCATAaatgaaaataagttttatatattttgttaaaaaataatttttatataaatttttacgtttttcattatttaaaatataaaatatttatttttattcaatgaaaaataaaattatttctatttaaataaaaataaaattcaatgacCGGTAGTTGGAATTTCAAAACGGAACAACATGGGATACCATTAAAGCCCTAACAGTAATACAACTAACACGACTCAAACTCATGTCACATTTGAAGATGTGAACACCCTAACTGTCATGCCAATACACGAAGTTGTTGAACTTACATTTTAAATCtagaaaaggaaaacaaattttttgagataaaaataaaatcactAAATTTCAAAAAAGTAGAGagaattaaccaatttaatttatAGTCGCATGGCACCTAATATATTATCACGTGGATGTGTATATTAGAATCTAACTAATTTAAGgtttattataattttagtctctctattatattaaagtttaggatttgactttttttctttaatttactaTAATTTGGTCCCTTTTATGTTATTAATAGCTCTAAAGTGATgacatgaaaatttatttttgttgttaaaatcAGGTGAAAATTTAGTTAATCAAGTTTAACATGTTTAATGTTGTCCTTTTAAAAAATACACGTAATCACTTTATCACTACAACTAACGATATTAACAATTTGAAtatactaataacattataaaaaaattgatagattaaattataccaaattaagGTAGAGAGATTAAATCTCAAAGTTCGGCATATTAAAAGGACTAAAACCATATTTAGACCTAAAGTTAAGTTCCATTTTAACGGAATCAACTAATCGAATTATCAATTTggaatttattaataatattataaaagtaaattactgaattgtattgaattaaagCAAAATAATTAACCAATGGAACCTTGAATATAATATTATTGGAAAGAACAatcacaaaatattaaaatattaataaattttaacatagtAGAGGAACTAAAACCGTAATTATCAAGTTTCTAAAGAGATTAGTAAGGTTAGATTATGctattagtccttttactttacgaaagttgtggatttagttaatgtattttaatttgattagttcTAGTCCTTGTACTtctcgaattttaaaatttttgtcatCACCAAATGATAAcggttaaattcattaagttttgctattttcaaattttgatacaacaaacatattatcatatgtgttaTATCATATTTACTTGTTAATTAACAATGTCATTTACgtcaataatgaaattttaaaatttgaaaagtatcaGGTCTTAGAATGATATAATTGGAGAATATAGACTAAATTTACAACTATACACATAGTACAAGACTACTGATTGAATTTAAAGAAACGAATTTAACTGCTGCTATTTGGATcgtaattaaaatttcaaacctTGAAAAGTACCCAActatgattcttttttttttttgatcactcaactatgaaaagttacaaaatggttaccCAACTATTAAATTTTGTCTTTCTTGTTCACCCAACTAGCTAACGTAATAatagaaacataaaaaaatctaagatagTTTGGTGactaaaaaaagacaaaattgaataattaagtgatcattttgtaacttttcatagttaaataactaaaaataaaagaaaacataattgagtgactattaatataatttaccaaaattaaaattaaccaatttgaaaagtacaaaaacTAGGTTCAAAGTAGCACAATTTAACTAATTAGCTTCCTCCTTTTTTTCACCATAATTTTCATTCCTCGCAACTTTGGTAACAAAAACTAATAgaaaaatttaactaattaatttcattttcatttacaataattttcattttacaaatTCTTAATTGTAACTTCGTACACTTTTCAATCATTAGAACCTAAATAACCTTTTCATaattagttgaaatatataatttatcaaaattatgaACGGCATAATGGTTGCTCAGCTCATCCTTTAACTATAAAGTGGACGATGGATTCTATACTAATAAGTCGACACCTTAATATCGGATAAAAAGAAGTACCATCAGTTACAGAACTTGAAAAGGACCTTTAATGGTAATTTTTGAGCTGGAACTAACGGTTGTCTTCCATTACAGCTGAGCAAATGAGCTTTTATAGTATAGGTAAACACACAATATTCACGTTTGATTCATTAAATTCCAAtcccattttctcaaatttcccaaatatttttcatatattatataattcacaAGTAGCAccccatttttttatttacattttccaGCTCATAACATCAAGAGCCTAAAAGAACTAGCAGAAGGGGTCCTTCATTTTTATGTCTGGGTGATCACCAAGTGATTGTTTTATTGTCTAAGTCACTGTTCGTATAGAGAAGAGGAAGATGAGTTTTAGGGATGATGCTGAAGAAGGAAGAGGGGATCTAAGGAAGCCATTTCTACATACTGGAAGCTGGTATCGTATGGGTTCTAGGATGGGGTCTAGTATGTTAGGATCCTCTCAAGCTCTTCGTGATAACTCCATCTCTGTTGTAGCTTGCGTTTTGATTGTTGCTTTGGGTCCTATCCAATTTGGTTTCACTGTGAGTTttactctctttttcttttttcttatttagcTTTGTGTTTGGTACCATTTGAATGAAGTTCTAAATTGGGTTTCATTTGTTTCTTTAGTCTGGTTACTCTTCTCCTACACAATCCGCAATCATCGAGGATCTTGGACTAACAGTCTCAGAGgtaatatttttccttttttgtccTCCCCCCTCCCCCCCCGCGCCcccacttttttatttaaatcttccTAATAAGTTCTATTTGTGGGATAGTTTTCTCTATTTGGTTCTTTATCAAATGTGGGTGCCATGGTTGGAGCAATAGCCAGTGGTCAGATAGCCGAATATATTGGACGAAAAGGGGTAATCAAATCACTGGTTTTCCTTCAAAGCTATGCTGCTCGGACTCTTCATTTTGTTGAAGTATCCGTGTTAGATGCGTTCCCGTGTCTAAGTAATATAACTTAAAAGCGGGTAAAAATACCATGGAAGCAAATGTGTCTGATTGCATTTTGctctctctactaaaaaatggttaaattagtctttatatattaaatcaaaaagCAATTTGGTcaattctgttaaaattttcattcatttctacaGTTAAAAACTGGCATGACTAATAGAATAACCGAATAATGACATGTGGCGTGCCATTGTACTTTATTTTGACATACAGGACCAGTTTTTAGTagtagaaattgatgaaatttttaacaaaagggctaatttactctttaatctaatgtctAGGGATTAATTTGCCAATTTTTTAGGGAGCAAAATGCTATCCAACTCATAGTATAatggcctccatggtacttttacccttCAATGCGTTGTTTTCTGTTTTAGATTTGGATTGCTAAGTATAGTTTTTTATGTTCATTGCAGTCTTTAATGATTGCTGCAATTCCTAATATAATTGGATGGCTTGCTATATCTTTTGCAAGAGTGAGTTTTGATGATAATGTTAATATCACCCAAGCTTGATGTAACAACATTGGTATAAAATAACTTGATTGCATTTTGCAGGATTCATCTTTTCTTTACATGGGAAGGTTGTTGGAAGGTTTCGGTGTTGGAATAATCTCTTACACGGTAACGTGGAAAAATGTTTGGTTATTAAGATGGAATTTTTGTTCAAAAGGGTTTAAAGTGTATGAATTGTGTTTATTATGTATAGGTGCCTGTATATATAGCTGAGATAGCACCTCAGAATTTGAGGGGCAGCTTGGGTTCAGTGAATCAGGTTGGCCTTGGCTCTGTTTATCATTAGCATTGTTAATGAATACTTTGTAGAAGGCTTTGATCACCTATTAGGTTACTCAAAACATGCAATGTTGTAATGCTTAGCTATCTGTCACTCTCGGAATAATGCTGGCCTATCTACTCGGACTTTTTGTTGAGTGGAGGATACTTGCAGTTTTAGgtaatcatttttttaaagtcataattgaatttgatcatttttcattttctatcTAAATGAATTTCAAATTCAGAAAATGGTCTCATATTGCTTCATTTTAATATAACTTGGTTATCCACTTCTTTTGTTGCAATGATCAACTTTCTCCTCCATGTCACCGAGTGATGTATAAAGAATTTACCAGTAAAATCTATGAGATAGATTCATATTTGGACACTAATGTTGTCCTTTGGCAGGAATACTTCCTTGTACAATTTTGATACCTGGTCTATTTTTCATTCCGGAATCTCCTCGATGGCTGGTAAGCTCAAGAATGAGGTCATAACTCGAGCATTCTTGCACAGATAGTTATATGATCACCTGATTTACATTTCCTTTCCTAATTCTAGGCAAAAATGGGTATGACAGAAGATTTTGAAACTTCTTTGCAAGTTCTCAGGGGTTTTGATGCTGATATTTCTATTGAAGTGAATGAAATCAAggtaataataagcaatttaacggtaaaagtatcatggaaaccgttgtactaggagtcaaattgcattttgccccctctactaaaaaaatgagcaaattagtccttgtatgttagatcaaagagtaaattggtccttctataaaaaatttcatccatttctatcgTTATAAACTAGTCTTTGTATGCCAACACGAACTACATGTGGCAAATCACGTGTAACTGATTTGTTATCTAGCTACACCAGatagaaatggatgaatttttttaaaaaaatgaccaattttgctctttaatctaacatacaaggactaatttgctcattttttgagtaaagaggGTAAATGCAATTTGACTTCTACTACAAGGgcttccatggtacttttactgcATTTTAACAGCTTTTCTTCAATTGGGAACCTTCCAACATGGTCTGCCACTTGCATGTTTGCAAGTTCTTTGTTCAAAACTTAAGTTGCTTATTAACTTGACAGAGATCTGTTGCATCAACCACTAGAAGAACTACGATTCGGTTTGCAGATCTCAAAGAAAGGAGATATTGGTTTCCACTGATGGTAAATTTTACTTGCAAATTATAAGCtttattcttttaactttccaTTCATCTCAATTGTCCTAGTTCTTGATAGCCTGATAAAGAGGAATCTAATTGGTTTCATTTGGATCTTTCAGGTTGGAATTGGATTACTTATGCTGCAACAGCTTTGTGGCATTAATGGTGTTCTATTCTATTCCAGTACAATTTTTGAAGCTGCTGGTAAGCTCATATCCAAAGTTTGCTGATGCTTATGTTATGTTAAGCCATATTTATTAGTTTAATGTTCGAGTTCAAATTTCAAAGGCTTAACGAGTCGATTTAACTGTGACTTGAGCAGGAGTTAAATCAAGCAATGCAGCCACCTTTGGAGTTGGTGCCATTCAGGTATAGCTCAAATAAATGCCACAGATTTTTTCTTCTCATTGGTTCACAACGAAAATTTACCAGAATTTATGGACACTTAGGTCATTGCTACTGCCGTAACTACATGGTTGGTGGACAAAGCTGGCCGCCGGCTTCTGCTTATAGTAAGATCACTCTACTCCACTGACCATTCCGACACACCCCTGACCTATTTTTGTTAGGACCGAAAACGTGCCTAAAGCGGAGTTAGGACCCAACACCAAAAAAGATATCATTGTTTGCAAATTTACTTTCAGGTCTCCTCTTTTGGAATGACTCTCAGCCTCCTAGTTGTAGCAGCATCATTCTTTCTAAAGGTAAaccaatgatatatatatacatatgattcaattgggtaaaagtaccatgaaggccCCTAATTTTGCcctctctactcaaaaaatgagcaaattagtcccggtaagttagatcaaagagcaaattgatccttctgttaaaattttcatccatttctactataaAAATTGGTCCCTGTACATAACCATGAGGTTCATGTGGCACACAATGTGTCACTATCtagttatttttaacaaaaatgatctATTTGCTTTTTGATTTAGCGTACAagaactaatttactcattttttgagtaaagggggcaaaatgcaatctgactcctaaaGCAGGggcttccatgatacttttaccaattcaattatattaaagtttatacttccttttttttttccgttcttttacctaaataataaacattttttgaattttggcaATTGATCCAGGATGTTGTATCTAGTGACTCTAGTGTTTATAGCATTATGGGAATCTTGTCAGTAGTTGGAGTTGTGGTATGTTTACTTTTCTTGTTTCTGATACTATGTTTATTGCTAGAATGGTAATTGTTTTAACTTGGTTCTTTCTTTCAGGCCATGGTTGTTACCTTCTCTCTTGGAATGGGTGCCATTCCTTGGATTATAATGTCAGAGGTATCAATATTGTACATTATTAGACAACGTCTTTGATGGCCGTTAAGTTTTAAACATCATCTAGACATGGCTTATACATAGTGGGATTTAAACCCAGAATAAACTACGCAGAACACTCACATGACGAGACTTGAATCTAAGCCGTCAAGTTCCTAGAACCTCTACCTTAACAACATGGTCAAGGTATTATTGGAAAGAGCTTTAAACATCATTTAGACATGGCCCACACATAGTGGGACTTAAACCTAGAATAAACTGTAAGAGAACTCTTACATGACAAGTGCACATAACAAGACTCGAACCTAAACCATCAAATTCCTAAAACCTTAACCTTGCCAAAATAGTCAAGGCATTATTTTTGGTGCAATGCCTAAAATCATCCATAATCCCTCCTTAACTGTTAAATAGGAGAATAAAACACCCTTGAATGCGTTCAGACCCGCGTCCTCCTACACTGACAACAATGCCGATGCCAATTATGTTAAGACTTAATCGGTATAGTCAAGGCATTATTACAAAGCTTTAAACATCATCTAGACATGGCCTACCCATAGTAGAATTTAAACCCAGAATAAACTACTAAAAAACCCTCAAATAGCAAGTGTACATGGCTGGAATCGAACTATCAAGTTTCCAAAACTTCAACCTTACCAACACAGTAAAGATGTTAGCTGATTTATTTGATTACTTGGATCCAATTTCAATCACTTGACTGCTTATAATTGCTCTTTTGTTGAAATTTGCTGAATAtagtaaaaaaatcattttcaatcaTTTATACTGCATTGCAGATTCTTCCAATAAACATCAAGGGTCTAGCTGGAAGCATAGCAACACTTTCCAACTGGTTCTTTGCTTGGGTGGTTACAATGACTGCCAACTTGCTTTTGGATTGGAGCAGTGGAGGTACATCTCTCTCTTCTCTCACTCACACCTGCACCCCCAACCTTTCAATTCTAACCCGAATCCAAAAACATAGTTCGTCTCAACCCAATTTGACTATAAAACCTATAACCCAATCTAACTCAAACCAATCTCAAAATGACCCAAACCTGAAATGATCAGAATCTCAAATAACCAAAACTCAAAATGATCGAAACCCGAATTGACTCCATTCAGATAAACTCAACTCAAAAGCAACCTGAGGcattttatttgttgttttggcTTTTCCCAGCTAACTCAACCTACATTCATCTTCAACAGGAACCTTTACAATTTACATGATGGTGAGTGCTTTCACCATTGTATTTGTGACACTCTGGGTCCCTGAGACAAAGGGGAGAACACTTGAAGAAATCCAATGGTCTTTCAGATGAAAGCAGTCCTTCTCCTTGTTCCATATTTTTTTGCTT comes from the Gossypium hirsutum isolate 1008001.06 chromosome A06, Gossypium_hirsutum_v2.1, whole genome shotgun sequence genome and includes:
- the LOC107938929 gene encoding sugar transporter ERD6-like 6 isoform X1; translation: MSFRDDAEEGRGDLRKPFLHTGSWYRMGSRMGSSMLGSSQALRDNSISVVACVLIVALGPIQFGFTSGYSSPTQSAIIEDLGLTVSEFSLFGSLSNVGAMVGAIASGQIAEYIGRKGSLMIAAIPNIIGWLAISFARDSSFLYMGRLLEGFGVGIISYTVPVYIAEIAPQNLRGSLGSVNQLSVTLGIMLAYLLGLFVEWRILAVLGILPCTILIPGLFFIPESPRWLAKMGMTEDFETSLQVLRGFDADISIEVNEIKRSVASTTRRTTIRFADLKERRYWFPLMVGIGLLMLQQLCGINGVLFYSSTIFEAAGVKSSNAATFGVGAIQVIATAVTTWLVDKAGRRLLLIVSSFGMTLSLLVVAASFFLKDVVSSDSSVYSIMGILSVVGVVAMVVTFSLGMGAIPWIIMSEILPINIKGLAGSIATLSNWFFAWVVTMTANLLLDWSSGGTFTIYMMVSAFTIVFVTLWVPETKGRTLEEIQWSFR
- the LOC107938929 gene encoding sugar transporter ERD6-like 6 isoform X2, whose amino-acid sequence is MSFRDDAEEGRGDLRKPFLHTGSWYRMGSRMGSSMLGSSQALRDNSISVVACVLIVALGPIQFGFTSGYSSPTQSAIIEDLGLTVSESLMIAAIPNIIGWLAISFARDSSFLYMGRLLEGFGVGIISYTVPVYIAEIAPQNLRGSLGSVNQLSVTLGIMLAYLLGLFVEWRILAVLGILPCTILIPGLFFIPESPRWLAKMGMTEDFETSLQVLRGFDADISIEVNEIKRSVASTTRRTTIRFADLKERRYWFPLMVGIGLLMLQQLCGINGVLFYSSTIFEAAGVKSSNAATFGVGAIQVIATAVTTWLVDKAGRRLLLIVSSFGMTLSLLVVAASFFLKDVVSSDSSVYSIMGILSVVGVVAMVVTFSLGMGAIPWIIMSEILPINIKGLAGSIATLSNWFFAWVVTMTANLLLDWSSGGTFTIYMMVSAFTIVFVTLWVPETKGRTLEEIQWSFR
- the LOC107938929 gene encoding sugar transporter ERD6-like 6 isoform X3; amino-acid sequence: MSFRDDAEEGRGDLRKPFLHTGSWYRMGSRMGSSMLGSSQALRDNSISVVACVLIVALGPIQFGFTSGYSSPTQSAIIEDLGLTVSEDSSFLYMGRLLEGFGVGIISYTVPVYIAEIAPQNLRGSLGSVNQLSVTLGIMLAYLLGLFVEWRILAVLGILPCTILIPGLFFIPESPRWLAKMGMTEDFETSLQVLRGFDADISIEVNEIKRSVASTTRRTTIRFADLKERRYWFPLMVGIGLLMLQQLCGINGVLFYSSTIFEAAGVKSSNAATFGVGAIQVIATAVTTWLVDKAGRRLLLIVSSFGMTLSLLVVAASFFLKDVVSSDSSVYSIMGILSVVGVVAMVVTFSLGMGAIPWIIMSEILPINIKGLAGSIATLSNWFFAWVVTMTANLLLDWSSGGTFTIYMMVSAFTIVFVTLWVPETKGRTLEEIQWSFR